The proteins below come from a single Corylus avellana chromosome ca3, CavTom2PMs-1.0 genomic window:
- the LOC132176369 gene encoding heavy metal-associated isoprenylated plant protein 47-like: MKQKIVIKVQMSSEKCRTKAMKIAVTADGVSSVAIQGSENDQLVVSGEGVDPANLTCLLRKKLCPATLLSVEEVKEKGEEKPEKKPEVHSFSYLPQFPVYHQLNQPNPNYYVYENAYDPYPADNCSIM; this comes from the exons ATGAag CAAAAAATAGTTATCAAGGTGCAAATGAGCAGCGAAAAATGCAGAACCAAGGCCATGAAGATTGCCGTAACAGCAGATG GTGTGAGCTCAGTGGCAATACAAGGGTCAGAAAACGATCAGTTGGTGGTGAGTGGCGAAGGTGTTGACCCGGCTAACTTGACTTGCTTGCTAAGGAAGAAGCTTTGCCCTGCCACCTTATTGAGCGTCGAAGAAGTGAAggaaaaaggggaagaaaagcCGGAGAAAAAACCGGAAGTTCATAGTTTTAGCTACTTGCCACAGTTTCCAGTGTATCATCAATTAAATCAACCAAATCCCAACTACTATGTCTATGAAAACGCCTACGATCCGTATCCAGCAGATAACTGCTCCATCATGTGA